A genomic segment from Montipora foliosa isolate CH-2021 chromosome 9, ASM3666993v2, whole genome shotgun sequence encodes:
- the LOC137971296 gene encoding uncharacterized protein isoform X2: protein MATPGPLASSKEKTNGAKLSRLIIDGGTTVLRNVFDTHHPPANLAADLNACYSILNNLLRRRILNGHQWDKLFPVCGAAPDSNTFDITLLFLLLTNICGLTPPHTGWHCKPLSSDASREANLARIKFFRNQLYAHITTTAVDELMFNGLWQDISAVLVSLGFSQAEVDRLKAERCGEDDYVDALRDWAESERDLKTHLYEVRQCQDTVLESVKESSSMIQDIHQIVTECRETQHNTNQEDKILKKLARVDTQPDITYYTKRYLEGTRESVFARIDTWLDDASSPNHVLVLSGNAGMGKSVIAAEMCRRMQEAGRLAGSHFCHHDRARYRNPKVLLQSLACHLSCCLPEYKKALVKQLSGNLGVEINDMEVKDLFDMLFFKPLNKVAEPDRTSLVVIDALDESEYQGRNDLLDVIAKLFKNLPLWLRFLVTTRPEINIWDSLKDLQPLLLEPKDEENLKVIRFYFERSLSDLLEFEMNELVLNDLVQKSEGVFLCAQFLVDFIRTKCSTLLTLEQLDETLPTGIACVYQSYFERLEQDLCKELNITEEQFLCFLGAIAAAREPLPLGFVPKLLCTKLSSSTFMRKAHKAIAIVSSLLPVHEDRIHFFHKSVKDWLTDKSRYKQHSFSVEEMEGHKILSTLCSDEFDELKSKDIGNLQSFTDTSRYALEHGVQHMLQLDQDIKSCSLEHGVGKYMSDPELLYAKLCVNMPSASEDIVGLLKQGLKTISNECLETLSSLLILLKKQRVTLQEYPFTIFQCLLNEGSGRLSSDSRKLLETKYSDKPHMELLNKNHTQRGIQARFDCGSQVACLDVSPSLEYMVCECRDGSIQFWSLASGNLKWKRYVKPKQYTLPLYGPFRIIASSIVVACYRSVVFHPIKDVILPGVLNTAYSFNGDLKPLFPTSKCSFSVCSICGEEMLTDCPDDANCLIMWNLKDGREIVRLDRDKEILSFAISQDGKLVAISHSTGSICLVDRENGFSTLAEIASSRHFGRIRFSPNSRFLLCSDKLLGREMFHLRMTEGPEHLHSIHPIAPWSDSFELESHRIGGFLLGDPLSMVSRDYSDVVLNSQSLLRNHTLKGYIELVYRNASTKKTEWEDVRCLRFSLTGESVYATVCVGARKRRIIASEVLNGELKRQKKIKWHSFCDFQFVALKGGILFATKSTLELWNFDLSVCLRRWKFGADAVFPVSDDQVACITFHARYGIILDTVSGDNVVTFKLPHGRLIACYRELQLFTSPGLEPEFIEMRQLGKTEPLWRALQGARLSGLMGSFSPMGQYIVVFNIGTSDTYVLDVVSGNVRLEFSDVTICDSKFIGDEECIFLKSVYRNGGRLELFNVRSGDLLGVMDVEWDVSSWNCLLATCPRRNLIAICSRKQFNLEIIKVKHPREETLITETKRSKLTKPFSSGCLVM from the coding sequence atggccACACCTGGTCCCCTGGCCAGCTCTAAGGAGAAGACAAATGGGGCCAAGCTGAGTCGACTTATTATTGATGGTGGAACAACTGtactaagaaatgtttttgacaCTCATCACCCTCCTGCTAACTTGGCAGCTGATCTCAATGCCTGTTATTCTATCCTTAACAACCTTTTACGCCGAAGAATTCTCAATGGTCACCAGTGGGACAAGCTCTTTCCTGTTTGTGGGGCTGCCCCTGACTCCAACACGTTTGATATCACTCTGCTGTTCCTCCTTCTGACCAACATTTGCGGACTTACCCCTCCCCACACTGGATGGCATTGCAAGCCGCTCTCAAGTGACGCTTCTCGTGAAGCAAATCTTGCTCGCATTAAGTTTTTCCGTAATCAGTTGTATGCGCACATCACAACCACAGCTGTCGATGAACTGATGTTCAATGGTTTGTGGCAGGATATCAGTGCCGTTCTAGTGTCTCTTGGGTTCAGTCAGGCAGAGGTTGATCGACTGAAGGCAGAGCGATGTGGAgaggatgattatgttgatgcCTTACGGGACTGGGCAGAGAGTGAAAGAGATCTCAAGACTCATCTTTATGAGGTGCGTCAGTGTCAGGACACAGTCTTGGAGAGTGTCAAGGAAAGCAGTTCTATGATTCAAGACATACATCAAATTGTTACTGAATGCCGTGAGACACAACACAACACCAATCAGGAGGACAAAATCCTAAAGAAACTTGCAAGGGTTGACACGCAACCTGATATCACATATTATACAAAGAGATACTTGGAAGGAACCCGTGAGTCTGTCTTTGCTAGAATCGACACCTGGTTGGATGATGCAAGCTCTCCAAACCATGTCTTGGTGCTTAGCGGAAATGCAGGGATGGGGAAATCTGTCATTGCTGCTGAGATGTGTAGAAGAATGCAAGAAGCTGGCAGATTGGCGGGAAGCCATTTTTGTCACCATGACAGAGCACGCTACAGGAATCCCAAGGTGCTGTTGCAGTCTTTAGCCTGTCACCTGTCATGCTGTCTTCCAGAGTACAAGAAAGCCCTTGTGAAACAGCTCTCTGGAAATCTGGGTGTAGAGATAAACGACATGGAAGTGAAAGATCTGTTTGATATGCTTTTTTTTAAACCTCTGAACAAGGTAGCAGAGCCTGATCGTACTTCTCTTGTGGTAATAGATGCTTTAGATGAAAGTGAATACCAAGGGCGAAATGATCTTCTTGATGTGATTGCTAAGTTGTTTAAGAATTTACCCCTTTGGCTTCGATTTTTGGTGACGACGCGACCCGAAATTAACATTTGGGACAGCCTGAAAGATTTGCAACCACTGCTACTGGAGCCAAAAGATGAAGAGAACTTGAAGGTCATTCGTTTTTACTTTGAACGTAGTCTTAGCGATTTATTGGAATTTGAAATGAATGAGCTGGTCTTAAATGATCTTGTGCAGAAGTCGGAGGGAGTCTTTCTGTGTGCCCAGTTTTTGGTAGATTTTATAAGGACCAAGTGTTCAACTCTTCTCACCTTGGAACAACTGGACGAGACCCTTCCGACGGGCATCGCGTGTGTTTACCAGTCGTATTTCGAACGGCTTGAACAAGACTTGTGTAAGGAACTAAACATAACTGAAGAACAATTTCTTTGCTTCCTGGGTGCAATTGCCGCTGCCAGGGAACCACTGCCATTGGGTTTTGTTCCTAAATTGTTGTGCACGAAGTTGTCGTCCTCGACTTTTATGCGAAAGGCGCACAAAGCCATCGCCATTGTGTCATCACTTCTTCCTGTTCACGAAGACCGCattcatttctttcataaatCAGTCAAGGACTGGTTGACAGACAAGTCACGCTACAAGCAGCACAGTTTCAGTGTGGAAGAAATGGAAGGCCACAAGATCCTTTCTACTCTTTGCTCTGACGAGTTTGACGAGTTAAAAAGCAAAGATATTGGCAACTTACAATCCTTCACTGACACTTCAAGGTATGCCTTGGAACATGGTGTTCAGCACATGTTACAGTTAGACCAGGACATCAAATCTTGCAGCCTTGAACATGGGGTTGGAAAATATATGTCAGACCCAGAGCTTTTGTACGCAAAGCTTTGTGTGAACATGCCATCAGCCAGTGAAGATATTGTTGGGTTATTGAAGCAGGGTTTAAAGACGATATCTAACGAGTGTCTCGAGACCCTTTCATCGTTATTGATTCTTTTAAAGAAGCAACGCGTAACCTTACAGGAATATCCCTTTACTATCTTTCAATGTCTGTTGAATGAGGGAAGTGGTAGATTATCTTCTGACTCCCGTAAGCTTCTGGAGACCAAGTATTCCGATAAACCTCACATGGAGTTGTTAAACAAAAATCACACCCAAAGAGGTATTCAAGCTCGGTTTGATTGTGGATCACAAGTGGCTTGTTTGGATGTGTCCCCTAGCTTAGAATACATGGTGTGTGAATGCCGCGATGGAAGCATTCAGTTTTGGTCACTTGCTTCAGGTAATCTCAAATGGAAACGTTATGTCAAACCAAAACAGTATACATTACCCCTCTATGGTCCATTTAGAATAATTGCAAGTTCAATCGTGGTTGCTTGTTATCGTTCGGTGGTATTTCATCCTATCAAGGATGTCATCTTGCCAGGAGTTCTAAACACTGCTTACTCCTTTAATGGAGACTTGAAGCCCCTGTTTCCTACCAGTAAGTGCAGTTTTTCTGTCTGTTCAATTTGCGGCGAGGAGATGTTAACTGATTGTCCCGACGATGCAAACTGTCTTATTATGTGGAATCTGAAGGATGGTAGGGAGATTGTTCGCCTTGACAGGGATAAAGAAATTTTATCTTTTGCGATATCACAAGATGGAAAGCTCGTAGCAATTTCCCATTCAACGGGCTCTATTTGTTTAGTTGACCGGGAAAATGGTTTTTCAACTCTAGCAGAGATAGCTTCATCAAGGCATTTTGGAAGGATTAGGTTTTCGCCGAACAGTCGATTTCTTTTGTGTTCAGATAAGCTCTTAGGCAGAGAAATGTTTCATTTAAGGATGACTGAGGGGCCCGAGCATCTCCATTCGATTCACCCGATTGCCCCTTGGAGTGATTCCTTTGAATTAGAATCCCATAGAATCGGTGGCTTTTTGTTAGGAGATCCTCTGAGTATGGTTTCGCGCGATTATTCTGATGTAGTTCTCAATAGCCAATCTCTTTTAAGGAACCACACACTGAAAGGTTACATTGAACTAGTTTATCGGAATGCATCAACGAAGAAGACAGAATGGGAAGATGTCAGATGTCTCCGATTCTCGTTAACCGGCGAGAGTGTTTATGCGACAGTTTGCGTCGGAGCGCGCAAACGGCGAATTATCGCTTCAGAGGTTTTAAATGGAGAACTTAAGAGACAGAAAAAGATTAAGTGGCACTCTTTCTGTGATTTTCAATTTGTAGCTTTAAAAGGGGGCATTTTGTTTGCAACTAAGAGCACTCTTGAACTGTGGAATTTTGATTTGTCAGTCTGCTTGCGAAGATGGAAGTTTGGCGCAGATGCTGTCTTTCCTGTTTCAGATGATCAGGTGGCATGCATAACATTTCACGCGCGATATGGGATCATTTTGGATACTGTTAGTGGAGATAATGTGGTAACATTTAAACTGCCTCACGGGAGGTTGATTGCTTGCTACAGGGAGCTCCAGCTGTTTACCTCGCCTGGATTGGAGCCAGAGTTCATTGAAATGAGGCAATTGGGTAAAACCGAACCATTGTGGCGTGCTCTCCAGGGTGCCCGTTTGTCAGGTTTGATGGGATCATTTTCCCCCATGGGTCAgtatattgttgtttttaacATAGGCACCAGCGACACGTACGTTCTCGATGTAGTTTCTGGTAATGTGCGCCTCGAATTTAGTGATGTCACCATTTGCGATAGTAAATTTATCGGTGACGAGGAGTGTATTTTTCTCAAATCCGTTTATCGAAATGGCGGCCGTCTTGAGCTGTTCAACGTAAGGTCTGGAGATCTACTTGGTGTAATGGATGTTGAATGGGACGTTTCTTCGTGGAATTGTCTTTTAGCAACCTGTCCTAGAAGGAATCTCATTGCCATTTGTTCACGCAAGCAGTTCAACTTGgaaattatcaaggtaaaacaCCCGAGAGAGGAGACACTCATTACGGAGACAAAAAG
- the LOC137971296 gene encoding uncharacterized protein isoform X1: protein MFQSFALETLKQQAKVFLFVYNVTLQIRCEKLVVWITMATPGPLASSKEKTNGAKLSRLIIDGGTTVLRNVFDTHHPPANLAADLNACYSILNNLLRRRILNGHQWDKLFPVCGAAPDSNTFDITLLFLLLTNICGLTPPHTGWHCKPLSSDASREANLARIKFFRNQLYAHITTTAVDELMFNGLWQDISAVLVSLGFSQAEVDRLKAERCGEDDYVDALRDWAESERDLKTHLYEVRQCQDTVLESVKESSSMIQDIHQIVTECRETQHNTNQEDKILKKLARVDTQPDITYYTKRYLEGTRESVFARIDTWLDDASSPNHVLVLSGNAGMGKSVIAAEMCRRMQEAGRLAGSHFCHHDRARYRNPKVLLQSLACHLSCCLPEYKKALVKQLSGNLGVEINDMEVKDLFDMLFFKPLNKVAEPDRTSLVVIDALDESEYQGRNDLLDVIAKLFKNLPLWLRFLVTTRPEINIWDSLKDLQPLLLEPKDEENLKVIRFYFERSLSDLLEFEMNELVLNDLVQKSEGVFLCAQFLVDFIRTKCSTLLTLEQLDETLPTGIACVYQSYFERLEQDLCKELNITEEQFLCFLGAIAAAREPLPLGFVPKLLCTKLSSSTFMRKAHKAIAIVSSLLPVHEDRIHFFHKSVKDWLTDKSRYKQHSFSVEEMEGHKILSTLCSDEFDELKSKDIGNLQSFTDTSRYALEHGVQHMLQLDQDIKSCSLEHGVGKYMSDPELLYAKLCVNMPSASEDIVGLLKQGLKTISNECLETLSSLLILLKKQRVTLQEYPFTIFQCLLNEGSGRLSSDSRKLLETKYSDKPHMELLNKNHTQRGIQARFDCGSQVACLDVSPSLEYMVCECRDGSIQFWSLASGNLKWKRYVKPKQYTLPLYGPFRIIASSIVVACYRSVVFHPIKDVILPGVLNTAYSFNGDLKPLFPTSKCSFSVCSICGEEMLTDCPDDANCLIMWNLKDGREIVRLDRDKEILSFAISQDGKLVAISHSTGSICLVDRENGFSTLAEIASSRHFGRIRFSPNSRFLLCSDKLLGREMFHLRMTEGPEHLHSIHPIAPWSDSFELESHRIGGFLLGDPLSMVSRDYSDVVLNSQSLLRNHTLKGYIELVYRNASTKKTEWEDVRCLRFSLTGESVYATVCVGARKRRIIASEVLNGELKRQKKIKWHSFCDFQFVALKGGILFATKSTLELWNFDLSVCLRRWKFGADAVFPVSDDQVACITFHARYGIILDTVSGDNVVTFKLPHGRLIACYRELQLFTSPGLEPEFIEMRQLGKTEPLWRALQGARLSGLMGSFSPMGQYIVVFNIGTSDTYVLDVVSGNVRLEFSDVTICDSKFIGDEECIFLKSVYRNGGRLELFNVRSGDLLGVMDVEWDVSSWNCLLATCPRRNLIAICSRKQFNLEIIKVKHPREETLITETKRSKLTKPFSSGCLVM, encoded by the exons ATGTTTCAAAG CTTTGCTTTGGAAACTTTGAAACAGCAAGCCaaagtttttttatttgtttataatgtCACTTTACAG ATACGATGTGAAAAATTGgtagtttggattacaatggccACACCTGGTCCCCTGGCCAGCTCTAAGGAGAAGACAAATGGGGCCAAGCTGAGTCGACTTATTATTGATGGTGGAACAACTGtactaagaaatgtttttgacaCTCATCACCCTCCTGCTAACTTGGCAGCTGATCTCAATGCCTGTTATTCTATCCTTAACAACCTTTTACGCCGAAGAATTCTCAATGGTCACCAGTGGGACAAGCTCTTTCCTGTTTGTGGGGCTGCCCCTGACTCCAACACGTTTGATATCACTCTGCTGTTCCTCCTTCTGACCAACATTTGCGGACTTACCCCTCCCCACACTGGATGGCATTGCAAGCCGCTCTCAAGTGACGCTTCTCGTGAAGCAAATCTTGCTCGCATTAAGTTTTTCCGTAATCAGTTGTATGCGCACATCACAACCACAGCTGTCGATGAACTGATGTTCAATGGTTTGTGGCAGGATATCAGTGCCGTTCTAGTGTCTCTTGGGTTCAGTCAGGCAGAGGTTGATCGACTGAAGGCAGAGCGATGTGGAgaggatgattatgttgatgcCTTACGGGACTGGGCAGAGAGTGAAAGAGATCTCAAGACTCATCTTTATGAGGTGCGTCAGTGTCAGGACACAGTCTTGGAGAGTGTCAAGGAAAGCAGTTCTATGATTCAAGACATACATCAAATTGTTACTGAATGCCGTGAGACACAACACAACACCAATCAGGAGGACAAAATCCTAAAGAAACTTGCAAGGGTTGACACGCAACCTGATATCACATATTATACAAAGAGATACTTGGAAGGAACCCGTGAGTCTGTCTTTGCTAGAATCGACACCTGGTTGGATGATGCAAGCTCTCCAAACCATGTCTTGGTGCTTAGCGGAAATGCAGGGATGGGGAAATCTGTCATTGCTGCTGAGATGTGTAGAAGAATGCAAGAAGCTGGCAGATTGGCGGGAAGCCATTTTTGTCACCATGACAGAGCACGCTACAGGAATCCCAAGGTGCTGTTGCAGTCTTTAGCCTGTCACCTGTCATGCTGTCTTCCAGAGTACAAGAAAGCCCTTGTGAAACAGCTCTCTGGAAATCTGGGTGTAGAGATAAACGACATGGAAGTGAAAGATCTGTTTGATATGCTTTTTTTTAAACCTCTGAACAAGGTAGCAGAGCCTGATCGTACTTCTCTTGTGGTAATAGATGCTTTAGATGAAAGTGAATACCAAGGGCGAAATGATCTTCTTGATGTGATTGCTAAGTTGTTTAAGAATTTACCCCTTTGGCTTCGATTTTTGGTGACGACGCGACCCGAAATTAACATTTGGGACAGCCTGAAAGATTTGCAACCACTGCTACTGGAGCCAAAAGATGAAGAGAACTTGAAGGTCATTCGTTTTTACTTTGAACGTAGTCTTAGCGATTTATTGGAATTTGAAATGAATGAGCTGGTCTTAAATGATCTTGTGCAGAAGTCGGAGGGAGTCTTTCTGTGTGCCCAGTTTTTGGTAGATTTTATAAGGACCAAGTGTTCAACTCTTCTCACCTTGGAACAACTGGACGAGACCCTTCCGACGGGCATCGCGTGTGTTTACCAGTCGTATTTCGAACGGCTTGAACAAGACTTGTGTAAGGAACTAAACATAACTGAAGAACAATTTCTTTGCTTCCTGGGTGCAATTGCCGCTGCCAGGGAACCACTGCCATTGGGTTTTGTTCCTAAATTGTTGTGCACGAAGTTGTCGTCCTCGACTTTTATGCGAAAGGCGCACAAAGCCATCGCCATTGTGTCATCACTTCTTCCTGTTCACGAAGACCGCattcatttctttcataaatCAGTCAAGGACTGGTTGACAGACAAGTCACGCTACAAGCAGCACAGTTTCAGTGTGGAAGAAATGGAAGGCCACAAGATCCTTTCTACTCTTTGCTCTGACGAGTTTGACGAGTTAAAAAGCAAAGATATTGGCAACTTACAATCCTTCACTGACACTTCAAGGTATGCCTTGGAACATGGTGTTCAGCACATGTTACAGTTAGACCAGGACATCAAATCTTGCAGCCTTGAACATGGGGTTGGAAAATATATGTCAGACCCAGAGCTTTTGTACGCAAAGCTTTGTGTGAACATGCCATCAGCCAGTGAAGATATTGTTGGGTTATTGAAGCAGGGTTTAAAGACGATATCTAACGAGTGTCTCGAGACCCTTTCATCGTTATTGATTCTTTTAAAGAAGCAACGCGTAACCTTACAGGAATATCCCTTTACTATCTTTCAATGTCTGTTGAATGAGGGAAGTGGTAGATTATCTTCTGACTCCCGTAAGCTTCTGGAGACCAAGTATTCCGATAAACCTCACATGGAGTTGTTAAACAAAAATCACACCCAAAGAGGTATTCAAGCTCGGTTTGATTGTGGATCACAAGTGGCTTGTTTGGATGTGTCCCCTAGCTTAGAATACATGGTGTGTGAATGCCGCGATGGAAGCATTCAGTTTTGGTCACTTGCTTCAGGTAATCTCAAATGGAAACGTTATGTCAAACCAAAACAGTATACATTACCCCTCTATGGTCCATTTAGAATAATTGCAAGTTCAATCGTGGTTGCTTGTTATCGTTCGGTGGTATTTCATCCTATCAAGGATGTCATCTTGCCAGGAGTTCTAAACACTGCTTACTCCTTTAATGGAGACTTGAAGCCCCTGTTTCCTACCAGTAAGTGCAGTTTTTCTGTCTGTTCAATTTGCGGCGAGGAGATGTTAACTGATTGTCCCGACGATGCAAACTGTCTTATTATGTGGAATCTGAAGGATGGTAGGGAGATTGTTCGCCTTGACAGGGATAAAGAAATTTTATCTTTTGCGATATCACAAGATGGAAAGCTCGTAGCAATTTCCCATTCAACGGGCTCTATTTGTTTAGTTGACCGGGAAAATGGTTTTTCAACTCTAGCAGAGATAGCTTCATCAAGGCATTTTGGAAGGATTAGGTTTTCGCCGAACAGTCGATTTCTTTTGTGTTCAGATAAGCTCTTAGGCAGAGAAATGTTTCATTTAAGGATGACTGAGGGGCCCGAGCATCTCCATTCGATTCACCCGATTGCCCCTTGGAGTGATTCCTTTGAATTAGAATCCCATAGAATCGGTGGCTTTTTGTTAGGAGATCCTCTGAGTATGGTTTCGCGCGATTATTCTGATGTAGTTCTCAATAGCCAATCTCTTTTAAGGAACCACACACTGAAAGGTTACATTGAACTAGTTTATCGGAATGCATCAACGAAGAAGACAGAATGGGAAGATGTCAGATGTCTCCGATTCTCGTTAACCGGCGAGAGTGTTTATGCGACAGTTTGCGTCGGAGCGCGCAAACGGCGAATTATCGCTTCAGAGGTTTTAAATGGAGAACTTAAGAGACAGAAAAAGATTAAGTGGCACTCTTTCTGTGATTTTCAATTTGTAGCTTTAAAAGGGGGCATTTTGTTTGCAACTAAGAGCACTCTTGAACTGTGGAATTTTGATTTGTCAGTCTGCTTGCGAAGATGGAAGTTTGGCGCAGATGCTGTCTTTCCTGTTTCAGATGATCAGGTGGCATGCATAACATTTCACGCGCGATATGGGATCATTTTGGATACTGTTAGTGGAGATAATGTGGTAACATTTAAACTGCCTCACGGGAGGTTGATTGCTTGCTACAGGGAGCTCCAGCTGTTTACCTCGCCTGGATTGGAGCCAGAGTTCATTGAAATGAGGCAATTGGGTAAAACCGAACCATTGTGGCGTGCTCTCCAGGGTGCCCGTTTGTCAGGTTTGATGGGATCATTTTCCCCCATGGGTCAgtatattgttgtttttaacATAGGCACCAGCGACACGTACGTTCTCGATGTAGTTTCTGGTAATGTGCGCCTCGAATTTAGTGATGTCACCATTTGCGATAGTAAATTTATCGGTGACGAGGAGTGTATTTTTCTCAAATCCGTTTATCGAAATGGCGGCCGTCTTGAGCTGTTCAACGTAAGGTCTGGAGATCTACTTGGTGTAATGGATGTTGAATGGGACGTTTCTTCGTGGAATTGTCTTTTAGCAACCTGTCCTAGAAGGAATCTCATTGCCATTTGTTCACGCAAGCAGTTCAACTTGgaaattatcaaggtaaaacaCCCGAGAGAGGAGACACTCATTACGGAGACAAAAAG